Below is a genomic region from Anabas testudineus chromosome 13, fAnaTes1.2, whole genome shotgun sequence.
GCAAGAGAAGGATGAACATTAAAGGCAGGCTGCAGGATGTGTTGAGGAGCAGAGGGAAACCCAGCAAAGCTAAAGCTCTGTCTGAGAAGAGGTGGTCTGTGTGAGCGAGAAGAGGAAGGTGGCTGCTGTGGAATActtgaggaagaggatgaggacgAGGAGGAACGCGAGAAGgcctgtttcttttcttcttcaccGTTGTGGACAAAGTGGCAGCGGATTCCATAGGGGCAGAAGCCGATGGTGTGAAACGTACGGCACAGCTCAGTTTTGTATTTCGGATGCCTGTTAAGATCCCGCAGCTCATCTGGCCCGTGGGCAAACTGGCACTTTCCGCCATACTTGCACAAGCCATTCTCAGTGAAAGATCGACACAGCTCAGTCTTATAGCGTGATGAGGATGGTGAGGTGGATGAGGAGGTGCTAGTGTTCAGTGCAGTAGGGCTCATGTCACTCTGGGAGAGCTGTGTGTCAGTCTTGGGCCAGCCTAGACTTGCtgcggtggtggtggtgctgctgctgctgctgctgccctctACCATGCTGACAGAGCGCTGGGAAAGGAAGCCTACCTTTCTCCATTGGCTGGAATTGGCAAGCTGGGAGGGCAGAGGGCTTTCTGACGGCTGCCCCCATTGGCTGGAGGTTAGAAACACATTGTCTGAAGGATCAGTGGGGAGGCAGGAGAGAGACGAGAGGGAAAACGATGTATTGCTACGTGGCTGACCAATGTATCCTGGTGTCCTCATTGCCAGACTGAGGGAGGGTAGAGTTCTGTTCTGCTCCCTCAGATCCAGATTCAGTAACTGCTGcatgaaaaacagacaacacatCATCAGACCATGTGGACAATTTCCacacttaaagctacaatatgcaacttcagctcatgttaacatGAGACTCAAAATGAACCCACTCTACCCGTCTGTCCCTGCTCTGCTCAATACTTGCGGTATTAATCAGTGggaaattacaataaatcagAAAGTTCAAAACCTtgaaactgtcaaaaaaaaaaaaaaaaaggttgtggaaaacatccaaacagacacatattgtattttttggGTTACTTTAACCTTAAATCGACAATGTTTAGTTTGAGTTTAAGGACACAGCTGTGGTTCTTTTATAAAAACTCATCCGGAGAGGTTTCACCTCACATCCCACTCATGTACCTGCATCTTCTGCACTTTGCAGCTCATGTAGCTCAGTACAGTTAAAAATCCATCgtaataaaaaggttttacacAACAGGCTCCTGCTGACTGTCAGCGATATCAACTTCACTTCAACTTCAAGTCTTCATATTCTTCAAGTTACTGTGTTTTGATTCAACTTGCTGACTTGTCCAGTTAGCTTGTTGCTCCACGGTTTAGTGGGCTCATCAATCGGAGCACTAACTTCAACAACGCTCCCACGTTAACCAAACTTCAGACTTAATCGCTCAATAAAcgataaaacaacaaaacatcacagTAATGGCACCAATGAGTTAGTTAACGGTGATAACTTAAAACCACAAAGGCTTGAAGACGCTAAAAATATAAAGACGCCGGGGAAGCAAACAGAGTGAAGTTAGCAGCGTGGCTAacagttagctagctaacggtaacccccccccccatgacCTGAACAACTTTCCCTCTAACTTTCTTTTACCTTGCACATCATCTCCTCCAGGTCGGCAAACTGGTTCAGGGGGTAAGAGGGCATGTTGCTGCGTGATCAAAACCTCGGTCCGGTCCCCGTCAGCCCCCGCACTGAGAGAGACGCGGGCAGCTCGCTGGCATGAGTTCGTCCGAAGTTTGCGGCGTGTGCGGTGCTAAACAAGCCCCGCACCCGGACCACGTGTGGATTTAAAAGCTGACAGCGCTGATGGCCACTCCCCAAACAAGAGGGAGACAAGCGAGCGTGAAAAGAAGCGCTGCATGGGAAGGGTGCCCTTAAATCAGTGGAGGTAGCTGCTGAGGTTGGCCCCAAATATAACTCTAACAATAATAATCAGTCCTATTTGTGTGAGTAGACATCAAGCTGATATGTGCAGCTGAAATAATGGCATCGCTGCTATCTAAATAATTTACACTCTCAGTCATAGTCCTATTATATCTGCTGGCTGATGTTTCTATATCTACTTtttgtgttaaatgtaaaatgtgtgtgtgtgtgtgtgtgtgtgtgtgcaatcaAACACCAGGCTGAAGACATGGGCAGAGAAGACAGTGGTGGAGACAGCCTGGCCCTATGAGACAGACAAGGAGGAGTGAAGCCTTTGATTTCAAAGGTAAAGGTGGATGTGTGAAAAATTCCACTGCAGAGAGCAGAGTCGTGAGAGTATCCGACAGTCCCGCTCtcacgtcacacacacacacacacacacacacacacacacacacacacacacacacacacacacacacacacacacacacaaatgcagggTTGTTTCCCTGGCTTTGCAAGAGAGGAAGTGAAAGTACTCATCCCGACcggtggaggcagatggccgcccaccatgagcctggttctgctggaggtttcttcctttaaagggagtttttcctctccactgtcttctaGTGCTGCTCAATTGGGGTTGTTggtttttctatataattctgtatacagttatattttataaggtgttaaacctaaattgaattgaaactcAAACCTTATATTCAGCTAAGACCTTGGACTGGTTACAACCCAATTtgtaaccctaaaacctagCCAGGAAAAATCACTAAAGTGGGCAGCGACAGCTAAGGCCTCACTTACCTAGCATCATTCACAAGACATTTAGTCCTCAGAGAGACAGAACTTCAACAACATGCGCACACACCCCAGGTCTGCCAGGAGTGAAGTCGTCACACCTCTGGGATTGTGGAGGAGGACTGTGACAGTGTGCCCGGTAGTCTGCTGAGTTGCCAAACAGTCGGCTGCAACTGCTGGAAAGAGCCAGCGTTCAGTTAGTTCTGTACACTCGAGTGCTTTTAGACGCCTGATATAAGGGTTTGATTCCCACTGGGGAAGGTCCTGCTGAAACCACGCATGAGCAAAGCAGGGTGAGAATAGAAAAATTGCTCACTTTGAGTACTGTTATGTGTTTTCATGAGCTAAAAACCTACTGAAATGCTTTCAAGTTTATAAAGTAATGAATGCGGCCTGTGTGCGgcctgcagaaagaaagaaaacgaaAGAAAAGTTcgcaaaatataaatgtttaaaaagctctgcccccatTCAGAGAAAAAAGTCTGAAGCTTCTTGAAACAAGCTCGTCGCTCTGAGCCCCTTTTAAAAAAGATGAGTTCAGCTGAGAACAAAGCCTGCCCGAAAGCTTTGTTTTGGTCCAGCCAAGTGGTCACCATTaagtgtgcgtttgtgtgtgcgtgcgtgcttGTGCATGCTTGACAGAGGGGCTCTGCATCCCTGTCCTCCTCCCCCCACTGTTGTGATGATGTAATACTATAGTTTTCTGCTCCACGGCTTGAAGGTTGCCTCAGCCAGCCATGTTTTGACTTGTGCGATGTGAGTATGTGAAGTTGAGCCGGTGTTTTTTTCCCTCACACATCTGCGGTGTCGTGGTGTCCATCGATCTAGGAGGCCGCGCACGCACGAGGCCCCGCCGTCAGTGAGTCAGTGCACGTCTTCTGCTTTTAGAATCGCCGCGCACGCGTCTTCCAAAAGAAATGTCATTTCTCGTTTGTGCTTTTGAAGCAGCTTCCTCAatttaatgacaaataacaAACAGATGCAGCATTGTCCAGATCCAATTAAGACACAGGGGGTTCTTACAAAGCCCTGGAATACACCCCCGACATCCCAGATGCAGTGACCTTTGCTGATTTCACTTCCTCACTCACATGAGCAGAGAAAACGCATAGAGCATTGTGACTTTGCATTAATAAGAACAAGCAGGTCAGCGTGAATGAATTTCACCACATTTCGTCCTAACATTTCCAAAACCACCTCAAAATATGGTCTGAGGACCACAGGATTCGGGGAATGTGCTCTCCCAGATTTAAAGCCTCTGCTCATATGACGCCTAGGTGCTTTTTTAATGCTAAGTGTGAACAAGGCCTAATTATATTGTGACTGACATTTGGGTGCTACCCCAGACGCGAGGCCGCGCCATAATTAGTTCCCCATCTTGAGAGATTGGCTctgcgtgtttgtttgtttgtttgttttacctgGAGATGAAGACCACCGCTGTGAACAAGCCATTAGCAAGATGTCAACAACCCGAGAGCTCTGAGGTAAGCGGACCCTTCTGTTAATTTGgctacacaaacaaatgttatcTTTAAACGAGCTATTTGGTTGGCCAGTTGAGTTTACCTCTATAAACAAATCTCTTCTGGGTGAGTTGAGGattactgagtgtgtgtgtgtgtgtgtgtgtgtgtgtgtgtgtgtgtgtgtgtgtgtgtgtgagagaggaaagGGGGAAGGGAAATTTGAAAGAGAGTTCTTGCTTCTTGTTCAGTCCAGCTGGGCTGGAGGGGCCTTCAGAGCACAATGAGCTCCAAGAGCTTCAGGACCAACTAACAAACTAATGGCCCGCCTTCTGTGACTctacccccacacacacacacacacacacacacactggaaataACAGAGGGTGGTGAATGAGTGCGATAGAAGGGCTTGTTAGGAGGACAGAcatttggggggggggggggggggaggcagAGGCAATAGATGCTTTGATGGTATAGACGTGGGAGGAATTAGCATTTGCTGATTCAACATCTGTTTTGATATCAGGTGAGATTCACAGAGGCGATATTGCACCTGCAGGTTGCCCAAGACTGGCTTTAGTACACGCAACGCCAAAAGACGTTTTCTAAGAAGCGGGAGGGAAAACACTGGAGtagttcatgtttttgtttttttttttttagaaatagtTGACATACTGTCGTTCttgatgaaaacacactgttttcatttaaagaaaGGACGGGAACAATGTTTGAGAGCTAGTTTGTCAACTTTAACAGAAGTTATGAGGAAAAATAGAGGGAGAGCTGGAGCTAATCCGCAGACACAAAATCTACAGATTTACAGtcggcagtgtgtgtgtgtgtgtgtgtgtgtgcgtgtgtttgtgtgtgtgaaggtaaATCTGTAGATAACTtgcacagtttgttgtgtaTAGCAGAGAGTGagtcacgcacacacacacacacacacacacacacacagaacccaTTGAAACTCTCATGATTAAGTGAAGTCATTCCTCCACAGCCCCACACTGGCTTCTTCAGATAAGAGGCTAATCTTACAAGGAAAGCAAtaaagagaggggaggaggggtcTGTAGACCTGATGAACATCtgctcctctttttcctcctctttcacccCCCACCTCATCCcccaaccaccaccaccgccacccCCCACCACCTTCCTTCTTTCACAATGTACCCCCTGCCCCATGTGCTTTGcgttgtatgtgtgcatttgtgcgtGTTTGTGCTTAGAGAGAGTCTTTGGGATTCACAGGGAGAGTCTGAGGTTCAGGAGTTTCCCTGGCTGGGACATTTTGCCAAGTCCACAGCTGTTATTATCCTCAGTGAAAGTATTTTGCGATGCTGCCATTAGCAAAGTCTTTTGTATCCTATCCTAGCACCTATTTTGTGATACTGTTGACAAGAGTTACTAGCAGTTTGCCGTGAAAAGAAGCACATTACCTTTAATAACAATAGTCTTTtatagttaaataataaaaaagatatgATACTAAACtattaacatgaaaacataactgTTACATAACCTAACCTTAATAACCTTAACGTAACCTCATGACTGAACGTGTTAACCACAGTAACAACACTGGAATGTTCATCTATGCATAAATAGATAACTATCACTCACcgctgcttctttttttatgcacacaaacacacacacatacatccagAAACGCCGCACAGTAGGGCTCAACTCAGGAGTCAAAGGTCGCAACctaacctttgacctctgacttCCACCAGCCcccctctccttccctctggAATTCACTCCTGTGGATTCAATTAGAAAGGTAGAGAGAAGGAggacaagagaaaaacaagataaCAGTGGCAAATGTCTGCAGGAGGATTGGGATGC
It encodes:
- the zgc:114130 gene encoding mRNA decay activator protein ZFP36 isoform X2, with the protein product MPSYPLNQFADLEEMMCKLLNLDLREQNRTLPSLSLAMRTPGYIGQPRSNTSFSLSSLSCLPTDPSDNVFLTSSQWGQPSESPLPSQLANSSQWRKVGFLSQRSVSMVEGSSSSSSTTTTAASLGWPKTDTQLSQSDMSPTALNTSTSSSTSPSSSRYKTELCRSFTENGLCKYGGKCQFAHGPDELRDLNRHPKYKTELCRTFHTIGFCPYGIRCHFVHNGEEEKKQAFSRSSSSSSSSSSIPQQPPSSSRSHRPPLLRQSFSFAGFPSAPQHILQPAFNVHPSLASASFSRAPSASPPSCGDITDLLSHAFLEMDSAFEASPAQQYQPLVEQATSADPRSPFLPSPDSGCSPCGLSPTSSPSLRQSPSATGVFSKPLGARSLSYTSLSDQDQDGSSSASSLSGSESGASESNARRLAVFSQLSVPEDATGFCL
- the zgc:114130 gene encoding mRNA decay activator protein ZFP36 isoform X1; translated protein: MPSYPLNQFADLEEMMCKQLLNLDLREQNRTLPSLSLAMRTPGYIGQPRSNTSFSLSSLSCLPTDPSDNVFLTSSQWGQPSESPLPSQLANSSQWRKVGFLSQRSVSMVEGSSSSSSTTTTAASLGWPKTDTQLSQSDMSPTALNTSTSSSTSPSSSRYKTELCRSFTENGLCKYGGKCQFAHGPDELRDLNRHPKYKTELCRTFHTIGFCPYGIRCHFVHNGEEEKKQAFSRSSSSSSSSSSIPQQPPSSSRSHRPPLLRQSFSFAGFPSAPQHILQPAFNVHPSLASASFSRAPSASPPSCGDITDLLSHAFLEMDSAFEASPAQQYQPLVEQATSADPRSPFLPSPDSGCSPCGLSPTSSPSLRQSPSATGVFSKPLGARSLSYTSLSDQDQDGSSSASSLSGSESGASESNARRLAVFSQLSVPEDATGFCL